Within the Deinobacterium chartae genome, the region TCGACCGCCCGCCCGGCGTGCAACAGCACGATCAGGTCCGCGCCGCTTGCGCCGCACAAGCGGTGCGTGACCAGCACGGTCACCGCGCCTTCCCGCGCGCAGCGACGTGCCCGCGCGACCAGACGGCGGTTCAGGAGCGCTTCCGCCTCGAGGTCGAGCGCCGAGGCGGGCTCGTCGAACACGTACAGCAGCGGCCGGTCCCGCATGGCGCCGCGCGCCAGCGCCAGTTTCTGCCACTGTCCCCCGGACGGCTCCCACCCGCCCCAGGCCCGGCCCAGTTGCTGCCGCAACCCCTGCGGATGCTTCGCCTCGAGCTGCGCCGCTCCGGCGCTGGCCAACGCCGCGCGCAGCCGCCCTGCCTCTTTCAGCCGCCGCAGATGACCCACGCCTACCGCTTCGCCCAGGGTCAGCTCCCAGCGCGCCGCGTCTTGCAGCACCACGCTGCAGCGGCTCTGCCAATCCCCCTCGCGCATCTCGAGCAGCGCTACGTCGTCGGCCAGCACGCGGCCGGAGGTCGGCTGGTACAGCCCCAGCAGCAGCCAAGCCAGCGTGCTCTTGCCCGCCCCGTTCTCTCCGACCAAGGCCACGACCGACCCGGCGGGCAGGCACAGGTTCAGGCCCGCGAGGACCTCGCGCTCCTGTCCGGGGTAACGGAAATGAACGTCTTGAAGCCGGATCCCCCGCCGCAGGCGCCGGGGAGCGCCGCACCCGGACGGCTTCCCGGCGCGGCGCTGTTTCTCGAGCCAGCACAGGTGATCCGTCGCCTTAAACAGCGCAGCCACCTCGCTGACTGCTCCTACCGCGTTGATCATCTGGCTCCAGGTGAGTGCCGCCAGGAAAACCACCAGCACCACGTCGCCCACCGTAGCCTCGCCGCGTGCGGCCCGGGCGACCATCCATCCCACCGCCGCGGTAAAACCCAGGCCAAACAGCGTCCAGCCCAGCAGGGTCAGCGCCAAAGCCCGCAGCCGCGCCCGCTCGATCTCCCGGCCTGCTCCGGTCACCTCGCACAGGTAACGCTCCTCCAGCCAGGCCCCCGCACCGCTGGCCTGCAACTCGCTCAGTCCGGCCCGACCGGTCGCCGCCTCGAGCAGAGAGCGCGCCCGGCGCAGCCGGGATGCCACCGCACGCTCCGCTTCTGCCGCCCGGCGCGCGCCATGCACTGCGGTCGCCGCCGGAATCCAGGCGACCAGCAGCAGCAGCAGCAGCAACGGGTTCATGACGGTCAGCAGCGCCACGGTCACCGCAAAGCGCAGCAGCAGCGAAACGGTCAGGACCAGCAGGCCTG harbors:
- a CDS encoding ATP-binding cassette domain-containing protein codes for the protein MSVFPAVRCPGGVLRAFAAWARGAAAFRLALELALTSARAAFFRDLLLEPLGLLLSVLTGVGLKLILDALSRDQGGWALGWALGWGASIGLMFLLQGSAARARMRLDESVRIALEARVTRVALDSDLGLLESPAFLDRLELLRQHKDRLGRGPGLLVLTVSLLLRFAVTVALLTVMNPLLLLLLLVAWIPAATAVHGARRAAEAERAVASRLRRARSLLEAATGRAGLSELQASGAGAWLEERYLCEVTGAGREIERARLRALALTLLGWTLFGLGFTAAVGWMVARAARGEATVGDVVLVVFLAALTWSQMINAVGAVSEVAALFKATDHLCWLEKQRRAGKPSGCGAPRRLRRGIRLQDVHFRYPGQEREVLAGLNLCLPAGSVVALVGENGAGKSTLAWLLLGLYQPTSGRVLADDVALLEMREGDWQSRCSVVLQDAARWELTLGEAVGVGHLRRLKEAGRLRAALASAGAAQLEAKHPQGLRQQLGRAWGGWEPSGGQWQKLALARGAMRDRPLLYVFDEPASALDLEAEALLNRRLVARARRCAREGAVTVLVTHRLCGASGADLIVLLHAGRAVEIGSHARLLAQGGRYAELFRLQRRAHGLEEQRDLETAEAEAK